The Streptomyces sp. NBC_00236 DNA window CGGCAGCGTGCAGCGGCGGTTCGCGCGCAGCGAGGAACTGACGCGCTCGCTGGCGGGCCGGGACCTCGACCTGGTGGTGTGGGGTGAGAGCAGCGTCGGCGTCGATCCGGTCCGGCGGCCCGACGTCACCGCCAGGATCGCCGCGCTGTCGCGCCTGGTGGGCGCGGATGTGCTGGTGAACGTGGATGCCCGGCAGACCGATGCCTCGGGGCGGACCGGGATCTTCAAGAGGGCTGTGCTGGTGGGTCCGCAGGGGCTGACCGGGGACCGTTACGACAAGATGCGCCTGGTTCCCTTCGGGGAGTACGTCCCCGCCCGCTCGGCGCTCGGGTGGGCCACGTCGATGGGCAAGGCGGCGGGCGAGGACCGGCTGCGCGGCACGGGCCCCGTGACGATGACGCCGCCGGGCGCGCACGGTCTGCGCATCGGTCCGCTGGTCTGCTTCGAGTCCGCGTTCCCCGACATGAGCCGGCGGCTGACCCGGGACGGCGCCCGGCTCCTGATCGCCCAGTCGTCCACGTCGTCCTTCCAGCACGGCTGGGCGCCCGGCCAGCACGCCTCGCTGGGGGCGCTGCGGGCCGCCGAGAACGGCCGCCCGATGGTGCACGCCACGCTCACGGGGGTGAGCGCGGTCTACGGCCCTCAGGGGCAGCGCGTCGGAGCTCCGCTCGGTACGGACACGAGCGGAGCGGCGGTGTACGGCGTGCCGCTGGCCCGGGGCACGACGCTGTACGTCCGGCTGGGCGACTGGCCGCTCTACGGCGCACTGGGAGTGCTGGCCGCCTTCTGTGCCTTCGAAGGTCTACGGGCGGTGCGCGGGCGAGGGCCGGCGGAGCCTGTCGGGGCCGTCGCCCCGGTCGTCCCGGCAGGGAGCGCGGGGCCGGTGGGCTCCGTCCTCACGCCCGCGGAGGCCCCGGCCGAAACGGCGCCTCAGTGAGCCCGGGCCTCAGACGGTGGCGCGGCCCGGTCCGTGCACCGTGACGATGTCGCCCATGGCGTCGACGGTGAGCGCGACCCGTTCGACCTTGGTGGTCACGCCGAGGACCAGCCACACCGCGCCCCAGAGGAAGCAGGTGAGGGCCGTGAGCACGGCGTGCAGCACATGGTTGGGTGGCCGGCCCCGGACCATGACGACCTGGGTCTCCGAGCGGGACTCCACACGCCAGCCGCTCGCGATCCGCTGGTTGACCGCCCAGTCGAGGATCAGCGCACGCTGCGTGGCATCGGGCGGGCGCCCGTCCGCCGAGTAGTAGCCCGGCGGCGGCTGGAGCGCACCCCAGCCCTCCGGCTCGCGGTGGGACTTCACGAGGTCACCTCCACGGGCCGACGGTCCATCCACCCAGCCTGCATCGGTGCCGTTGGGCACGCATCCGGAGCCGTTCCGGGGCGGCCCCGGACGCCCGCGCCGCAGACGCTATGCGCAGTCGAGGTCCCGCAGCACCCGCTCGCACAGCTCGTGCGTCGCCAGCGCGTCCCGGGCGCTCAGCAGCTTTCCGGCCCGGACGGCGTCCAGGAACGACCACACGCTCTGCTCGATGCCGCGCTGGCGGGCCACCGGCACCCAGTCTCCGCGCCGCCGCAGGCTCGGCTGGCCCTTGTGGTCGATGACCTCGGCGAGGTTGACCACTTCGCGCTTGGAGTCCTGGCCCGAGACCTCCAGCCGTTCCTCGGTCGAGCCGCTGAGCCGGTTCATCGCCCCGATGGCGGTGAAGCCGTCTCCCGAGAGCTGGAGCACGACGTGGTGCATGAGGCCGTCACGGATCCTGGCCCGGACGACGGTGTGCTCGACCGGCCCTGGGGCGAGGAACCGCAGGGTGTCGACCACGTGGATGAAGTCGTCGAGGACCATGGTCCTCGGCTCCTCCGGCAGCCCGACCCGGTTCTTCTGCATGAGGATCAGGTCGCGCGGGTGCTCGACGCATTGCGCGTAGCCGGGCGCCACCCGTCGGTTGAAGCCGACCGCGAGGCTGACACCGCGTGCCTCGGCGAGCTCCACCAGGCGCTCGGACTCGGCGAGTTCGTAGGCCAGCGGCTTGTCGACGTAGGTGGCGACGCCCGCTTCGAGCAGTCGGCCCGCGATCTCCGGGTGCGCGGCGGTCGGGGCGTGCACGAACGCCGCGTCCAGGCCCTGGGCGAGCAGCGAGTCGAGGTCGGCGTGGCACTGGGCGGCCGGGACGCGGTGGGCGGCGGCGACCGTGGCGAGGGTGGCGGGGGTGCGGGTCTGCAGATGCAGTTCGACCCCCGGCACGGTCGTGAGTACCGGCAGATACGCCTTCTGCGCGATGTCGCCGAGCCCGATGCAGCCGACCTTCACAGGGTCTCCTTCTCGCTGTTCAGCGCCGCACGTCGCGGTCCTCCTCCGTGGAGGCCGACCGCGGCCGGGCCTGCGCGTCCTTCGTCCCGGCAGCATACGTGTGCTGCGGTGGCCGCCAGTCGGCGATGCCGTCGAAGGTGCGCAGGACGAGCCCCGGTCCGAGCCGGGAGAGGGTGGACATCACGAAGTCCCGTACGGCGACGGCCGGGGCGGAGCTCAGCCGCATCAGCCGGGTGACCTGTGCGGCCTTGCGCACGATGGCGGTGGTCCGCGGCAGCCGGTCGGCGGTGTACCCGGCCAGACCCGCGCCGAGGTCCCTGCCCGGCGCCACGTGGTGGGCGAGCACGATCCCGTCCTCGATGGCCTGGTTGCCGCCCTGGCCCAGGGTGGGTGCCATCGCGTGGGCGGAGTCCCCCACGAGGACGGTGCGCCC harbors:
- the lnt gene encoding apolipoprotein N-acyltransferase; the encoded protein is MPSGVVGRAGGERILASPLWRGGAALLAGALPALAFPAPGLWWFAYAALVPLLLLIRSAGTGRRAALDGWLGGTGYMLAVHHWLMPSLHVFIVVLAALLGLLWAPWGLLVSRLLRGPVSGARVVTAVIVVPCGWLMIEAVRSWEGLGGPWGLLGASQWQVAPALRLASVGGVWLVSLMVVAVNTALALLLTAPAARAMAVATFVAGAVAMGSVWVWAPQPESSGTARIAVVQPGVVEGPGSVQRRFARSEELTRSLAGRDLDLVVWGESSVGVDPVRRPDVTARIAALSRLVGADVLVNVDARQTDASGRTGIFKRAVLVGPQGLTGDRYDKMRLVPFGEYVPARSALGWATSMGKAAGEDRLRGTGPVTMTPPGAHGLRIGPLVCFESAFPDMSRRLTRDGARLLIAQSSTSSFQHGWAPGQHASLGALRAAENGRPMVHATLTGVSAVYGPQGQRVGAPLGTDTSGAAVYGVPLARGTTLYVRLGDWPLYGALGVLAAFCAFEGLRAVRGRGPAEPVGAVAPVVPAGSAGPVGSVLTPAEAPAETAPQ
- a CDS encoding Gfo/Idh/MocA family protein — translated: MKVGCIGLGDIAQKAYLPVLTTVPGVELHLQTRTPATLATVAAAHRVPAAQCHADLDSLLAQGLDAAFVHAPTAAHPEIAGRLLEAGVATYVDKPLAYELAESERLVELAEARGVSLAVGFNRRVAPGYAQCVEHPRDLILMQKNRVGLPEEPRTMVLDDFIHVVDTLRFLAPGPVEHTVVRARIRDGLMHHVVLQLSGDGFTAIGAMNRLSGSTEERLEVSGQDSKREVVNLAEVIDHKGQPSLRRRGDWVPVARQRGIEQSVWSFLDAVRAGKLLSARDALATHELCERVLRDLDCA